A single Polynucleobacter acidiphobus DNA region contains:
- the parC gene encoding DNA topoisomerase IV subunit A: MATKKPASTNNKKAIPEQGDLFTQERPKANTNPEEFLSLGVYAERAYLDYAISVVKGRALPEVADGQKPVQRRILFAMNEMGLRADAKPVKSARVVGDVLGKFHPHGDQSAYDALVRLAQDFSLRYPLIDGQGNFGSRDGDGAAAMRYTEARLTKIASLLLSEIDEGTIDFVPNYDGSFKEPKLLPARLPFVLLNGASGIAVGMATEIPSHNLREVASAAVALMKSPKTSLDDLLKHIPGPDFPGGGQIISPASEIAQIYEGGRGSVKVRARWTIEELARGQWQVVVNELPPATSAQRVLQEIEELTNPKVKLGKKSLTTEQNNLKQTILNVLDGVRDESSRESPVRLVFEPKSKNVEPSEFITLLLAHTSLESNASINLVMIGNDGRPRQKGLKEILTEWIEFRVETVTRRTQHRLGKVKDRMHILEGRKIVFLNIDKVIQLIRNSDEPKPDLMKAFKLTERQAEDILEIRLRQLARLEGIKIEQELKELKGQKAELDELLSNESALRKHIIKEIESDAKEFGDARRTLMKEDERAVAEVKVIDEPVTVIVSQKGWVRVRQGHEHDPQQFTFKAGDALYDTFECRTVDQMLGFGSDGRVYTVAVSELPGARGDGSPLTSYVNLAPGSQMVAYYAGHADDLVLISTKGGNGFLANVADMITRNKAGKSFVGLDKKTPGDAPLGAAKVSEGMRQVACLSENGRLLVFPLDELKRLPTGGKGVILMGLDAKEHLRCAITFGSAGISYSGSGRAGKPTDTLLDAKTLKGFAGNRARKGHLVDPRLKEARLKAILN; this comes from the coding sequence GCGTGCATTGCCCGAAGTTGCTGATGGCCAAAAGCCCGTGCAGCGCCGCATTCTGTTTGCCATGAACGAGATGGGCTTGCGTGCCGATGCGAAGCCTGTCAAAAGTGCGCGCGTGGTTGGTGATGTCTTAGGTAAGTTCCATCCGCACGGTGATCAATCGGCCTACGATGCCTTGGTGCGCTTGGCACAGGATTTCTCCTTACGTTACCCATTAATTGATGGTCAAGGTAACTTTGGCTCACGCGATGGTGATGGGGCTGCGGCGATGCGCTATACCGAAGCACGCTTAACCAAGATTGCGAGCCTGCTGCTCTCTGAGATTGATGAGGGCACGATCGATTTTGTGCCCAACTACGACGGCTCCTTTAAAGAACCAAAACTACTCCCAGCACGTCTGCCATTTGTCTTGCTCAATGGCGCCTCGGGCATTGCCGTGGGTATGGCGACCGAGATCCCATCGCATAACTTGCGGGAGGTGGCAAGCGCTGCGGTAGCGCTCATGAAGTCCCCCAAAACCAGTTTGGACGATTTACTCAAACACATCCCAGGCCCGGATTTTCCGGGGGGTGGGCAAATCATCTCGCCAGCCAGTGAGATCGCCCAAATCTATGAGGGTGGGCGTGGCTCGGTCAAGGTACGGGCGCGCTGGACGATTGAAGAGCTCGCACGCGGGCAATGGCAGGTGGTGGTCAATGAGTTACCACCCGCGACCTCAGCACAGCGAGTCTTGCAAGAGATCGAGGAGCTCACCAACCCCAAGGTGAAACTGGGCAAGAAGTCGCTCACGACCGAGCAAAATAATCTCAAGCAAACCATTCTGAATGTCTTAGATGGTGTGCGCGATGAGTCGAGTCGTGAGTCCCCGGTACGTTTGGTATTCGAGCCTAAGAGCAAGAATGTGGAGCCGAGTGAGTTCATCACCTTGCTCCTTGCACATACCTCACTCGAGTCAAATGCTTCGATTAATTTGGTCATGATCGGCAATGACGGCCGACCCCGTCAAAAAGGATTAAAAGAAATCCTCACTGAATGGATTGAGTTCCGAGTCGAGACCGTCACTCGACGTACCCAGCACCGCTTGGGGAAGGTCAAAGACCGGATGCATATCTTGGAAGGGCGCAAGATCGTCTTTCTGAACATTGATAAGGTTATTCAATTAATACGGAACAGTGATGAGCCAAAGCCCGATCTGATGAAGGCGTTTAAGCTCACCGAGCGTCAAGCCGAAGACATCTTAGAGATTCGTTTGCGCCAGTTAGCACGCCTAGAGGGGATCAAGATTGAGCAGGAGCTCAAAGAGCTCAAAGGGCAAAAGGCGGAGCTCGATGAGCTACTCAGTAACGAGTCGGCATTGCGCAAGCACATCATCAAAGAGATTGAGAGTGATGCTAAAGAGTTTGGTGATGCGCGTCGTACCCTCATGAAAGAAGACGAGCGTGCAGTGGCCGAGGTGAAGGTGATTGATGAGCCAGTGACCGTGATCGTATCCCAAAAGGGATGGGTGCGAGTCCGTCAGGGTCATGAGCATGATCCTCAACAGTTCACATTCAAAGCGGGTGATGCGCTCTACGATACTTTTGAGTGCCGCACCGTTGATCAAATGCTTGGCTTTGGTAGTGATGGTCGAGTCTATACAGTTGCCGTGAGTGAGTTACCCGGTGCGCGAGGCGACGGCTCACCCCTCACAAGTTACGTCAATCTTGCACCAGGCTCGCAAATGGTTGCTTACTATGCAGGTCACGCCGATGATCTGGTCCTAATCTCCACCAAAGGTGGTAATGGGTTCTTGGCCAATGTTGCTGACATGATCACTCGTAATAAAGCAGGTAAATCCTTTGTGGGTCTGGATAAGAAAACCCCTGGTGATGCACCACTGGGTGCTGCGAAGGTGAGTGAGGGGATGCGCCAGGTTGCTTGCTTATCGGAGAACGGTCGACTCTTGGTATTCCCGCTCGATGAGCTCAAACGTCTACCCACCGGTGGTAAAGGTGTGATCTTGATGGGACTGGATGCTAAAGAGCATTTGCGTTGCGCAATTACCTTTGGCTCAGCAGGGATAAGTTACAGCGGGTCAGGACGCGCTGGTAAACCCACTGATACACTGCTTGACGCTAAAACATTGAAGGGCTTTGCTGGTAACCGTGCCCGTAAAGGTCATTTAGTGGATCCGCGACTCAAAGAAGCACGACTAAAAGCAATTCTTAACTAA